A stretch of the Streptosporangium sp. NBC_01755 genome encodes the following:
- a CDS encoding pyridoxamine 5'-phosphate oxidase family protein, translated as MLSTTPRTTLGRSKNRGLTSHEDLYAVLDAGLVCHLGVVVDGFPMVVPTGYGRIGDTLYLHGSTGATSLRNADEVCVTVTHLDGVVLARSAFNHSLNYRCAMVYGRVRRVAGGEEHLAGLRAITEQLAPGQWDASRAPTGKELAATTVLALSLAEASVKVRQGPPIDDEEDYELPIWAGVLPLHQVWGTPEPDPAMTGDLTVPAHIASRTMPAR; from the coding sequence ATGCTCTCTACGACTCCCCGTACCACCCTCGGCCGCTCGAAGAACAGGGGCCTGACCTCTCACGAGGACCTGTACGCGGTGCTGGACGCCGGGCTGGTCTGTCACCTGGGCGTCGTGGTCGACGGCTTCCCCATGGTCGTCCCCACCGGTTACGGCCGGATCGGCGACACCCTCTACCTGCACGGTTCCACCGGCGCCACCTCCCTGCGGAACGCGGACGAGGTCTGCGTCACGGTGACCCACCTGGACGGCGTCGTGCTGGCCCGCTCGGCCTTCAACCACTCGCTCAACTACCGCTGCGCCATGGTCTACGGCCGTGTCCGCCGGGTGGCGGGCGGCGAGGAGCACCTGGCCGGGCTGCGGGCCATCACCGAGCAGCTGGCCCCCGGCCAGTGGGACGCCAGCCGCGCGCCCACCGGAAAGGAGCTCGCCGCGACCACAGTGCTCGCCCTCTCCCTCGCCGAGGCGTCGGTGAAGGTGCGGCAGGGCCCGCCGATCGACGACGAGGAGGACTACGAGCTGCCGATCTGGGCGGGGGTCCTGCCGCTCCACCAGGTCTGGGGAACCCCCGAGCCCGACCCCGCGATGACCGGGGACCTGACCGTCCCCGCGCACATCGCGTCGCGGACCATGCCCGCTCGCTAA
- a CDS encoding phosphotransferase family protein: MSTPGIDWLRLVGWIAANVPGAGEPTGVSLIAGGRSNLTYVVETPGRRLVLRRPPLGHVLPTAHDMRREWRVISALAPTSVPVPEPVAFCDDQDVIGAPFYLMAHVDGAAVRSQEEARELTPEQTRRLSERLAEVLAAIHAIDYRKVGLADFGRPEGYMARQLERWGQQWERSKTGELPAYDRLVALLRERLPARSASTLVHGDYRLDNTLVRISPDPDILAVVDWEMSTLGDPLADLGLTLTYWQDPGDTERASIPVAAGVTVAPGFLTTREFAAHYAKVSGADLSDLDFYLAFGNYKLAVIVEGIHARFKQGKTVGEGFEHIGAAVPTLVDRALRVLEG; encoded by the coding sequence ATGAGCACCCCTGGCATCGACTGGCTCCGCCTCGTCGGATGGATCGCCGCCAACGTCCCCGGCGCCGGCGAGCCCACCGGAGTCTCACTGATCGCCGGTGGCAGGTCCAACCTGACGTACGTCGTCGAGACCCCCGGGCGCCGTCTGGTGCTGCGCCGCCCGCCGCTCGGGCACGTGCTGCCGACCGCTCACGACATGAGGCGTGAGTGGCGGGTGATCTCGGCGCTCGCGCCGACCTCCGTCCCGGTGCCCGAGCCGGTCGCCTTCTGCGACGACCAGGACGTGATCGGAGCGCCGTTCTATCTCATGGCGCATGTGGACGGCGCGGCCGTGCGGAGCCAGGAGGAGGCGCGGGAGCTCACCCCCGAGCAGACCCGGAGACTGTCGGAGCGGCTGGCGGAGGTGCTCGCCGCGATCCACGCGATCGACTACCGGAAGGTGGGCCTGGCCGACTTCGGGCGCCCCGAGGGATACATGGCCCGCCAGCTGGAGCGCTGGGGACAGCAGTGGGAGCGGTCGAAGACCGGCGAGTTGCCCGCGTACGACCGTCTGGTGGCACTCCTTCGCGAGCGCCTGCCCGCCCGCTCGGCCTCGACGCTGGTTCACGGTGACTACCGGCTCGACAACACACTCGTGCGAATCTCGCCGGACCCCGACATCCTCGCCGTCGTCGACTGGGAGATGTCCACACTCGGCGATCCCCTGGCGGACCTCGGCCTCACCCTCACCTACTGGCAGGACCCCGGCGACACCGAGCGCGCCTCGATCCCGGTCGCGGCGGGCGTCACCGTGGCCCCCGGCTTCCTCACCACCCGCGAGTTCGCCGCCCACTACGCCAAGGTCTCCGGCGCGGACCTGTCCGACCTGGACTTCTACCTGGCCTTCGGCAACTACAAGCTCGCCGTCATCGTGGAGGGCATCCACGCCAGGTTCAAACAGGGCAAGACCGTCGGCGAGGGCTTCGAGCACATCGGCGCCGCCGTTCCCACGCTCGTCGACCGGGCACTGCGGGTCCTGGAGGGCTGA
- the pdxR gene encoding MocR-like pyridoxine biosynthesis transcription factor PdxR, which produces MPRLAVDLPVLVDRDSGTALAVQLGDRLRAAMRDGTLASGERLPSTRSLAGQLAVSRTVVTEAYQQLYAEGWLEGRHGSGTYVADMVVPPVNERARGPLAPPPAALPGRDTPPGDGEQVIDLRPGRPWVHDYDRAAWRRAWRGAADLPPVSDPDPRGLPRLRVALAEHLRRTRAIPVGPENIMVTRGTGNGLDLVAATFLRPGDRAGVEEPGYRVARNVFAGRGAEIVPCPVDEDGIVVDRLPDDLRVLYTTPAHQYPLGGRLPIPRRERLLAWARRTGAILVEDDYDAEFRYDVAPLPALHGLDPERVVLLGSLSKALTPDIGVGWLVTRPSLIEAIALTRDNLADRTGGPAQQAVAVLCERGDLDRHLRRMRLEYARRRAVVVDILGSRVTGDTAGLHVMVELAEHAVTPLVEAARARGVLLDSMARHYHGPQLRHGLVIGYGSASQADVRRGVSVVAGLIG; this is translated from the coding sequence TTGCCGCGCCTCGCCGTCGACCTGCCCGTTTTGGTGGACCGCGACTCCGGCACGGCACTCGCCGTCCAGCTCGGCGACCGCCTCAGGGCCGCCATGCGCGACGGCACCCTCGCCTCCGGCGAGCGCCTGCCCTCCACCCGCTCCCTCGCCGGCCAGCTCGCGGTCAGCCGTACCGTCGTCACCGAGGCCTACCAGCAGCTGTACGCGGAAGGCTGGCTCGAAGGACGACACGGCTCCGGCACCTACGTGGCCGACATGGTGGTTCCCCCCGTGAACGAGCGCGCTCGCGGCCCCCTCGCTCCACCTCCCGCCGCCCTTCCAGGCCGGGACACCCCGCCAGGGGACGGAGAGCAGGTGATCGACCTGCGTCCCGGGCGGCCGTGGGTCCACGACTACGACAGGGCGGCCTGGCGCAGGGCCTGGCGCGGAGCCGCCGACCTGCCGCCGGTGAGCGACCCCGACCCCCGCGGGCTGCCAAGGCTCCGCGTGGCCCTCGCCGAGCACCTGCGCCGGACCAGGGCGATCCCCGTCGGGCCGGAGAACATCATGGTCACCCGGGGCACCGGCAACGGGCTCGACCTGGTCGCCGCCACCTTCCTGCGGCCCGGTGACCGGGCCGGCGTCGAGGAACCCGGCTACCGCGTCGCCAGGAACGTCTTCGCCGGGAGGGGAGCGGAGATCGTGCCCTGCCCGGTCGACGAGGACGGGATCGTCGTGGACCGACTCCCGGACGACCTGCGCGTCCTCTACACCACCCCGGCCCACCAGTACCCCCTCGGCGGCCGCCTGCCCATCCCGCGCAGGGAGCGCCTCCTCGCCTGGGCCCGCCGCACCGGCGCGATCCTCGTGGAGGACGACTACGACGCCGAGTTCCGCTACGACGTCGCGCCGCTGCCCGCCCTGCACGGCCTCGATCCCGAGCGGGTGGTACTGCTGGGCAGCCTGAGCAAGGCCCTGACGCCGGACATCGGCGTCGGCTGGCTGGTCACCCGGCCGAGCCTCATCGAAGCCATCGCCCTGACCAGGGACAATCTGGCAGACCGCACCGGAGGCCCGGCCCAGCAGGCGGTGGCGGTGCTCTGCGAGAGGGGGGACCTGGACCGGCACCTGCGCCGGATGCGGCTGGAGTACGCGCGCCGCCGCGCCGTGGTCGTCGACATCCTCGGCTCCAGGGTCACCGGCGACACCGCGGGCCTGCACGTCATGGTGGAGCTCGCGGAGCACGCGGTCACACCCCTGGTCGAGGCCGCCCGCGCCCGCGGCGTCCTGCTCGACTCGATGGCCCGCCACTACCACGGGCCGCAGCTGCGGCACGGCCTGGTGATCGGTTACGGCTCCGCGTCGCAGGCGGACGTCAGGCGGGGCGTCTCGGTGGTCGCCGGGCTGATCGGGTGA
- a CDS encoding DUF418 domain-containing protein has protein sequence MFAGEPLGRAGTSTQAGGRRIAAVDALRGFALFGILVVNITYLASGYRMAGLAAPSFSAPLDWEVRWIVSLFFENKFYLLFAFLFGYSFTLQLDSAHASATAFTPRFLRRLGGLFLLGLAHGILLFPGDILATYAIVGLVLLAVRRITPRTAMISAVALTVALAVGTLLLAVLATLGTDASGAVSESAAQAAMSDRALHGSASMIINEHLHKLARIFVLRVFFQGPTVLAACLVGLALGKMRLLRDLSGHTATLRRLQWSGFTVGLAGAVVYAHSTWSGGGHAYHMVGQSVNLVTAPLLAAAYAATLLRLLPAAPRLAGVLAPPGRLALTNYLGQSLISSLIFTGYGMSLIDQLSPFSVVSIGIAIFAVQAVWSRWWLSRHHYGPVEWLLRWFTDWRRPSRSPARPESA, from the coding sequence ATGTTCGCTGGGGAACCCCTTGGCCGGGCGGGGACCTCCACCCAGGCCGGGGGACGGCGGATCGCGGCGGTCGACGCGCTGCGTGGTTTCGCGCTGTTCGGCATCCTGGTGGTCAACATCACCTATCTCGCCTCCGGATACCGGATGGCGGGGCTGGCGGCGCCGTCGTTCTCCGCGCCGCTCGACTGGGAGGTGCGCTGGATCGTCTCGTTGTTCTTCGAGAACAAGTTCTATCTGCTTTTCGCCTTCCTGTTCGGCTACAGCTTCACCCTCCAGCTCGACTCGGCGCACGCCTCGGCGACGGCTTTCACCCCCAGGTTCCTGCGCCGCCTGGGAGGGCTGTTCCTGCTCGGCCTCGCCCACGGGATCCTGCTGTTCCCCGGTGACATCCTGGCCACGTACGCGATAGTCGGGCTGGTCCTGCTGGCGGTGCGGCGGATCACCCCGCGCACCGCGATGATCTCCGCGGTCGCGCTGACCGTGGCGCTGGCGGTGGGGACGCTGTTGCTGGCCGTGCTGGCGACGCTGGGCACCGACGCCTCGGGGGCCGTCTCCGAGAGCGCCGCCCAGGCCGCCATGTCCGACCGCGCCCTGCACGGCTCCGCATCCATGATCATCAACGAGCACCTGCACAAACTCGCCAGGATCTTCGTGCTGCGGGTCTTCTTCCAGGGCCCCACGGTGCTCGCCGCCTGCCTGGTCGGACTGGCACTGGGCAAGATGCGCCTGCTGAGGGACCTGTCCGGGCACACGGCGACGCTGCGGCGGCTGCAGTGGTCGGGGTTCACCGTCGGCCTCGCCGGGGCCGTGGTCTACGCACACTCGACCTGGTCGGGCGGTGGGCACGCGTACCACATGGTCGGCCAGTCGGTGAACCTGGTCACCGCGCCGTTGCTGGCCGCGGCCTACGCCGCCACCCTGCTGCGCCTGCTCCCCGCGGCACCGCGCCTGGCCGGGGTGCTCGCTCCTCCCGGCAGGTTGGCGCTGACGAACTATCTGGGACAGTCGCTGATCAGCTCACTGATCTTCACCGGCTACGGGATGAGCCTGATCGACCAGCTCAGCCCGTTCTCCGTCGTGTCGATCGGCATCGCCATCTTCGCGGTCCAGGCCGTGTGGAGCCGGTGGTGGCTGAGCCGCCATCACTACGGGCCCGTGGAGTGGCTGCTGCGCTGGTTCACCGACTGGCGCAGGCCCTCCCGTTCCCCTGCCCGCCCGGAGAGCGCCTAA
- a CDS encoding GH39 family glycosyl hydrolase — translation MTIPPTQAAPTLEEPPAVQEWPRWGITHTEFSADNEDGKVTEAASHMLSRVPLLQNQHIMGWGAGNPEPAPGKNDFRDLDRRIRFMSKSQAIPIITLCCSPDWMKGGTSGRTDWTQLETAPRREHFDDYAKLAATVARRYPTVKHYMVWNELKGFWNNAQNRWDIEGYTELYNKVYDALKAVDKDIKVGGPYVSVGSTTTPERGAEIQGPWGSVVQRDLEAVEYWIEKKKGADFIVVDGASVTREAGAYPDEFTALGKFGALTTWLRQKSGDLPVWWAEWYVEPDSRNWSEERRIAVQTAAMMEFATSGVTTSLYWNPQRKSTGGDNQVCLGCLWHPSTGEEMPMAGVLSGFAKWFPNGTRLETVTSSNGKVRVLAQERQLVMVNTTNAAASTTVDGKQFQLKPYEIKWSERVGA, via the coding sequence ATGACAATTCCTCCCACGCAGGCGGCGCCGACGCTGGAGGAACCACCCGCGGTCCAGGAGTGGCCACGCTGGGGCATCACCCACACCGAGTTCAGCGCCGACAACGAGGACGGCAAGGTCACCGAGGCCGCCTCCCACATGCTCAGCCGGGTTCCGCTGCTGCAGAACCAGCACATCATGGGCTGGGGCGCGGGCAATCCCGAGCCCGCGCCCGGCAAGAACGACTTCCGCGACCTCGACCGTCGCATCAGGTTCATGTCCAAGTCCCAGGCCATCCCGATCATCACGCTCTGCTGCTCACCCGACTGGATGAAGGGCGGCACCTCCGGCCGGACCGACTGGACGCAGCTGGAGACGGCGCCCCGGCGCGAGCACTTCGACGACTACGCGAAGCTCGCCGCGACGGTCGCCAGGCGCTACCCCACGGTCAAGCACTACATGGTCTGGAACGAGCTGAAGGGTTTCTGGAACAACGCCCAGAACCGCTGGGACATCGAGGGCTACACCGAGCTCTACAACAAGGTCTACGACGCGCTGAAGGCCGTCGACAAGGACATCAAGGTCGGCGGACCCTACGTGTCGGTCGGCAGCACCACCACTCCCGAACGGGGGGCGGAGATCCAGGGACCGTGGGGGAGCGTCGTCCAGCGTGACCTGGAGGCGGTCGAGTACTGGATCGAGAAGAAGAAGGGCGCCGACTTCATAGTCGTCGACGGAGCCTCGGTCACCAGGGAGGCCGGTGCCTACCCCGACGAGTTCACCGCCCTGGGCAAGTTCGGGGCCCTCACCACCTGGCTGCGGCAGAAGAGCGGCGACCTGCCGGTCTGGTGGGCCGAGTGGTACGTCGAGCCGGACAGCAGGAACTGGAGCGAGGAGCGCCGTATCGCCGTCCAGACCGCCGCGATGATGGAGTTCGCCACCAGCGGCGTCACCACCTCGCTCTACTGGAACCCGCAGCGCAAGTCCACCGGCGGCGACAACCAGGTCTGCCTGGGCTGCCTGTGGCACCCGAGCACCGGTGAGGAGATGCCCATGGCGGGCGTCCTGAGCGGCTTCGCCAAGTGGTTCCCCAACGGGACCAGGCTGGAGACGGTCACCTCCTCCAACGGGAAGGTGCGGGTCCTCGCCCAGGAACGTCAGCTCGTGATGGTCAACACCACCAACGCGGCCGCGAGCACCACCGTGGACGGCAAGCAGTTCCAGTTGAAACCGTACGAGATCAAGTGGAGCGAGCGCGTCGGCGCCTAG
- a CDS encoding GNAT family N-acetyltransferase, with amino-acid sequence MRVSIVQPRDLGPVDIDRWRTLQGADAAFDSPFLSPEFTVTVGALQERVRVAVLYEGQDVVGFFPFERHPMGIGMPVAAGLTDAQGLVHAKDVEIDARRLIRACGLAVYEFDHLIAGQPLLQPGHSRHPSPIIDLRDGFESYIETIKVTSGKTYRSTAYKSRKLQRDAGTLRHDYATTDLAPLRTLLGWKTEQYRRTGRNDRFARPWIVELVERLLATDTEHFGGVLDMVYVNEKPVAGHFGLRTGTTLAGWFPAYDTAFAKYSPGLIHHLAMAEKAAEAGIGVIDMGRGEKEYKEKLKNGEYEVSEGRVARLSPGAGVHWMLRVPVRKARGTVLANPLLRTTADRALKTYGRLRTSLQSS; translated from the coding sequence ATGCGCGTCTCAATCGTTCAGCCCCGTGATCTCGGACCGGTCGACATCGACCGCTGGAGGACTCTCCAGGGTGCCGACGCCGCTTTCGACAGCCCGTTCCTGTCGCCGGAGTTCACAGTCACCGTCGGCGCCCTGCAGGAGCGCGTCCGGGTCGCAGTGCTGTACGAAGGACAGGACGTGGTGGGGTTCTTCCCCTTCGAACGCCATCCGATGGGGATCGGCATGCCCGTGGCCGCGGGCCTGACCGACGCGCAGGGGCTGGTCCACGCCAAGGACGTGGAGATCGACGCACGGCGCCTGATCAGGGCCTGTGGTCTGGCCGTCTACGAGTTCGACCACCTGATCGCGGGGCAGCCGCTGCTCCAGCCGGGGCACAGCAGGCACCCTTCACCGATCATCGATCTCCGCGACGGTTTCGAGTCGTACATCGAGACGATCAAGGTGACCTCCGGCAAGACCTACCGCTCGACGGCGTACAAGAGCCGCAAGCTCCAGCGTGACGCCGGGACGCTCCGGCACGACTACGCCACCACCGACCTGGCGCCGCTGCGCACCCTGCTCGGCTGGAAGACCGAGCAGTATCGCCGCACCGGCCGCAACGACAGGTTCGCCCGGCCATGGATCGTGGAGCTGGTCGAACGGCTCCTCGCCACCGACACCGAGCACTTCGGCGGTGTCCTCGACATGGTGTACGTGAACGAGAAGCCGGTCGCCGGGCACTTCGGCCTGCGCACCGGCACCACGCTCGCGGGCTGGTTCCCCGCCTACGACACCGCCTTCGCGAAGTACTCCCCCGGCCTGATTCACCACCTGGCCATGGCCGAGAAGGCCGCGGAGGCCGGGATCGGAGTCATCGACATGGGCCGAGGGGAGAAGGAGTACAAGGAGAAGCTGAAGAACGGCGAGTACGAGGTCTCGGAGGGCCGCGTCGCCCGGCTGAGCCCCGGCGCCGGGGTCCACTGGATGCTGCGGGTGCCGGTGCGCAAGGCGCGTGGCACGGTCCTGGCCAACCCGCTGCTGCGCACCACCGCCGACCGCGCGCTCAAGACGTACGGCCGCCTGCGAACGTCCCTGCAGTCCTCCTGA